One region of Gossypium raimondii isolate GPD5lz chromosome 6, ASM2569854v1, whole genome shotgun sequence genomic DNA includes:
- the LOC105773496 gene encoding uncharacterized protein LOC105773496, whose product MNHCTLQQNDAVLAYEEMRGLIAVTDHQKGGAVVCPKPRRIGVPATNLNKPWRLHTNHQADVSDSISGVELLDIILVNKDLGTEQEQAIASSPPYFCGSPPSRSANPLVQDVRFGDERLGHALWTLQTPSLLSSSSAGKGERGKMKFGLTSATVRVEGFDCLNRDGQNSRIPAMA is encoded by the coding sequence ATGAATCATTGTACTCTTCAGCAGAACGACGCGGTTTTGGCTTACGAAGAGATGAGAGGATTGATTGCAGTCACTGATCATCAAAAGGGTGGTGCAGTCGTTTGCCCCAAGCCTCGGCGAATAGGGGTCCCCGCCACTAACCTGAACAAGCCATGGAGATTGCATACGAATCACCAAGCCGACGTGAGCGATTCGATATCTGGTGTGGAACTTCTTGATATCATCCTTGTTAATAAGGATTTAGGAACAGAACAAGAACAAGCTATAGCCTCATCACCTCCATATTTTTGTGGGTCGCCTCCGAGTAGGTCTGCGAATCCACTAGTGCAAGATGTTCGATTTGGTGATGAAAGGCTTGGACATGCCCTTTGGACATTGCAAACTCCGTCTTTGTTGTCGTCATCATCGGCAGGTAAAGGAGAACGTGGTAAGATGAAATTCGGCCTTACATCGGCCACAGTTAGAGTTGAAGGATTTGATTGCCTCAACAGGGATGGCCAAAATTCCAGAATCCCTGCTATGGCTTAG